Within the Nyctibius grandis isolate bNycGra1 chromosome 4, bNycGra1.pri, whole genome shotgun sequence genome, the region attgcaaaagcatttaaagGCATTACAGCCCTTTTGAATTGCAGAGCTAAACCATTAAGGGTCTTTCCTGACTTGGGTTAAGTCACTAAGGTGGTTCTCAGGGCAAGATAACAAGTCTGAGGAGGAATCCAGGGAAATGTAATTGGAACATCTCCCTAACAGAactataaaaatgcaaacagaagaaaaagcaatctgTTTTGTAAGCTGTCTTCTTTACCACTAGGAGTAAAGTGAAGAGAAAGCAAATCTTCAAAAGACTTATACATGCATGGGGGTTTGGTGTGAGGTGAGGAATCTAAAAGGACTGGAAGGTTTTTCCCTACTGTTGCAGAACCACAGGATCCCACATTAGTACTATCTTCATGGAACAGACTCGCTTTTGTGGAGAAAGCGTGCAGATGCGTACTATTAGCCCGCTATTCCTAAGTTTGCTTCTCAGCTTTCTGTCTGATATTTGAGGAATATCCTGTTAAAATGGGGTTTTAACACAGCAACAGTATGTTCCTCAGGTCCTTCACACCTTCATTCTGTCACAGCACTGGATGCCTGTCTTTATAACACTTCTGCTTTGTCTCCAGAGCCGAATAGATGCATACGTAGGACATTCCCCTGCTGGAACATCCGTACAGAACATTATTCATTGGCATCAGGTATAACTGTGCACTGACATATAAACAGACTCTTACTACTGCTTTTTATGGAACCAACAGCCTCCAGGGAAATCCATAGGCAGTGAATCTGGGAAACTGCCTGTCACATCTTCTCACATGCTACCGTGAGCACCTGCCACAGAGGGAGCACTGTTTCCAACGTCTCACCAGACCATTACCTGAATTGCCCCCTTGGTATCAGGCACTGAAATTTCCCCAGGGCATATCAGGCCTCTCTGCATGTTGGGCTCTAATGGCTTCCAGCCTTCATCTTTATTTATGAAGACATTTGCCTTGAAAGCTACAGAAGTGAACACAAGCACGGTCTAGGCACTTGGCAGGCAGTAGGAGGATAGTGGAAACTTGAGCAGCCAGGGGATGAGCTAGACAAAGAAGTAATGCAGGTTAAAGCTTTTCTCCCAGAGGGTTAGTTGCAGACTGGATCACCTCCCAAAGCCAGGTAACCGCACAAACACTTCTGCTGGCACAATGGCGAAGTGGGGAACTGCCTTATACTACTACAATACATGACAAGCAACATTGCTCTACAAGGATATTCCCAAAAGCCAGGTTTTTCCAAAACCCTTTTAGTTACTCTTGCCACTGTCCACATCTTGATTCCAGTTCTCTAAAGGTGGGTTTCTACTTATGCGCTGGCAGATCTGAGCTTGTTCTGCTCATGGTCTGAATCAGACCAGGGCAAGACAGCTCCAGCCAAGAAACCTCACTGCAGCAGGATACACCTACCCAGAGCTAGGAAATGGGGACGAACCATTGACAGCCAGTGGCTTTACAGCCTATTTTGCCAGCCTCTAACAAAGTCAAGTGGCTACAAAGCAAGCACAGATACAGTAGGATAGAAGAAAATAGCAAAGGCAACACAGGAAGCAGATTTCTAGCACATCCTCAGCCACTTGAAGCCTTGAAGTCAAGGTTTTCTAAACTGACACTGACTTTCTCTCACCCTGCATTACATACAACCACTCACAAATGAAATTACTGGTCAGGTttgtgcaaaaaataaaataaaaataaaaagacaaaaaaaaccccaaacaaacaaaaccccccaaacacATGTGTACTTAACTCTTCACTCATCAGTCCTGCAAGACATATATCATGTCTTTTAGACAACACAAACTCAAGAAAGCTGATGTCTTGTGTCCAATGTCCCACCTCAGAACTGCGATCAGAGCACAACTCATGTATAGCCAAACTTTTTTAAGAAGTACAGAGCCTCTGGAAATGTTGCCACTACTGTGAGCAGACCAGACAAAACTGACACACAAAAGACAAGATGTGTAAGGAGAGATCCTATATTACACTAGACTAGTAATAGCCCTGACATGTTCTAGATATTTAAGTCCTCTTTCCATGTGACAACTGAACCGAACTCTGCATCACAAACAGGGATCCCAACTTTAGTTAACTAAGGTAGTCAAgcaaaattttaataataaaacatacCAAGGCTGGCAGCTGAGCATCAGGAGAGAATGATAGCAAGAGGAAAGGCAATGAAGCCACTCACCCTACAATCCATCCTCAGTATCCCTGGAAGCCTGCCACAAGAGGAAGGGGTAGGAGCAGCTCACAGTCCACTGCCTGAGTCTTGGCTTCATTCACAGGCAGGAAAATGCCTCCTGCGCTCTGCTTCTTGGTCTATCAACACTTACATTTTATCTGTTCTTTTGACAGCTCACACATACAGACCGATTTCAAGCTTATGACTACGGCTTTaaggaaaacatgaagaaatacCACCAGGTAAGGCAATATAGTTTCCCTGAGAACTCATTCTCGGGTTCTGGCAAAactaagaacagaaaaattcagattttagcACCTTTGTGCtacagaaagagggagagagtgGTCCGAGATAATGTTTCACCTGAATATAATACTGGTAAATATAAAAGTCTATTCATAGACAAGGCACAGACAGTTCCTTGCAGACAGCTAACAGAACTTCATTTTGCACCCCCTACTGATGCAGGGGTGTGTCCAATGACATGTCAATTTACCTGCCATTTCCAAAAGGCTAAGTACCACACTCAAGTCCAAGGGCTAGGTGATTATGGTTCCCCAAAAATCCTCAAGGCCTGCCTCTCAGTTAAGAGGGGAAATTAATGTCACAGCTAGGGTGACCTCTCCAATTGGCTGACAATCATTTCACTTTTAACCAGCACATTTGGCTTGCAGTGTCCTGTGCTGTACCAGGGCAGGCTGCTTTGCACAGACAGAAAGGCTCCAGAGATGTAATCAGTCACTTCTAGCCATGCATACTGCCTCAGAAATTTTCTAGAGTGAAATTATAAATAGCCAAAGTATTTCCTTGCCACTTAGGTCCCAAGCATAACAACTAAGACCAACAGTTGCACTCCATGCCCCAACAAAACTTAAAGATCTTCCCACCCTAAATATACACATGAATAAACTCCACAGTCCTTGCCTGATAAACAGACACTGCTGTTTCCGTATCCCCACCTGAGAAGGGCATGAGCAGGTGTCAAACTGCAGGACAACTCTTAGCCATGCATCAGAGAAAGACACAGGAATAGGATGGATCGTTCCCTTTCACGGTAGGCAGGGACTGGGGTTGGGGAAGCAGACACTAAGAGGGTGGCCTTCATACTTACTGTTTTATTGTAGAGAGtgcagaagggagagagagatgctTGCACAGAATCCTTTCTCTAAACACAACTTCTGATACAACAGCATTCACTCAGGTCTCCTCGCTTTCTCACAGCCTATTCCTCCTGCATACAAGATAGAGAAGATAAGCATACCTATTGCTGTTTGGAGCGCTGGAGATGACAAATTTGCAGATCCAGAAGACATGGCAATGCTCCTTCCTCGGATTACTAATCTTATTTACCATGAGCATTTTCCTGCTTGGGGACATCTCGATTTCATCTGGGGCCTTGAAGCAACCGAGAAAATGTATTGGAAAATCATTGAACTAATAACAAAATACCTTTGAAACCACATGCAGTGTGTTGATTCACTCAGTAAAAACCTCCAAAATTTCTATTTGGCAATAAGGGTAAGAGataaacacacagacacacataaTGGATACCAGTACAGGTATTTATTCACACTTGcctgtttcttgctttcctcATAGTTTGAGGTTTTCCATGGTGTTACTGTGACTGCTGTCTTTCTGAGAAGTTTGAGGTGTATAGGAATGAAAGGTGAAAACATGAATGTATCTGAGCACACATTGCAGGGATCACTTAATTTGGACAGCTTTTATTTATACAAAACTGATTTTCCTAAGCCTAAACTCTGTTGTTCTCATATATATCTTACGTACCCCACAGAGGCATTCCCGTGTCCAATTTACATCTTCCCACGAAAACCCAAAAGTGGAATTTGCTCATTTCTCTGTACAACTGACTTTTGTTTGAATTAAATCATTTATCCACTTGACAGGgaacttggcttttttttttttcttttccctcctcacATTTACCTACAGTGTCAACACAACCAAGGGATCTTCAGACACAAGAAACTGAGCAGGCAATAAATGACTTCCAAACATCAAGGAATCCATCCTCAAAAACTCATAGAAGTATTCTCCTGCCCTCCATGCCTACACATCACCCAAAGGTTTGTTCACACACTCTAAACCCCCCAACTTCAAAGACCACGGGTAGCAGCTGAAGAATGAGGAGGTATAGACCCATCAGGCAAGCTGCACTTCAAGCAATACAGCTTTCACCCCATGAATTATTCTTGACACTGGCAATGAAGTTGCTGCAAGCAGTCTGAGCTACCAGCTTTGATTTTTACATAACTCTGTGTCTTGACCATTCTTTGTTCAAGCAATTTCTGCAGCATAAGAAAGCAGTCAGCTGTTTCCCCTTTCCAGCCATTAGCCCAGAGAGACAGCATCTTCATTATCCATGCAAGTGCCTCACATCTACTCACCTACAAGTTGATCTGGTAGGTAAGAGTGTCTGCCCCCAGGTTACACCCGAAGTGCTCATTATTACAGGCTCAGACAGGGTAGCTTTGTTTCCTGGGGTGTTTCTGGATGGGCCTTCAAGCTCTTATGACCCAACCAAGACCCTTTGGttccactgaaaaatatatctgtgctctgcaacacaggaaaaatacacCAACTTGTCCATGCACCCAGTCTAGCAGCCATTAGCAGTGCTGATCGTGGCATCTATCTTCTGAACTTATGACAGCTTACAGGAAATGGCCAAAACtatcaacaaaaataaagatccATTAGACTAAGAAAGCAACATACAGCAGTGTTTGAAAGGAGATTCCCCTTTATTGCTGCATTATTAAATCACAAACAGCCAGGCCACATTAATACATTGCTTGCCACCgcacattttcttctgcctttatcTATGCAAGAGAAGGTTCatgaatttattattattattactctcgttgttgttgttgttattattttggtATATGCATCCCCTGCGGCATGCACCACTCTGAAAAGAATGCTATCCTGTCCAGTCCCCTGGGAATGATACAGCTGGTTCCCATCAGCAAAATAtcatttattgatttttttttctttagcatacTGTTAATATTAGAAAAGTAGTCAAGTGACTTGTTTCTCTTCTGCGCCAAACATTTTCATCATTATCTCTTAATGCATTAAAGTGACCTGAGAATTGGCTTGCTTTGTGATTTCCAGCAACTCATAGAATCCCTTTTTGATGtttcttatattaaaaaaaaaaagaagataatcCTTCCCTTGTAGCAACATAGTGGGAATACAGGTGTGTGAAGCTTGTAAGCAAGGATGAAAGGAGGAAGCGCTAAGCTGAGAGATCTGTTTTCCCACTTGCTCACGTTGTaggaagagaaatacaaagatGAAGGTTGCCAGACTTTTTGTATAAGCTGCTCTGGCATATTGTTCAGCTGTCAAGCATGTCCCCTATGGAACAAGTAACACACACTCTacaggatattttatttttgcattggCTGCCAACCGTCATATGCAATGTTTAAGCTTCCAGAAACGCTATAGCTAGCTTTCAAAATCCACAGTCTGCACAAGTCAAGTAATAAAACTGGGGAAGAAGATGGGAAGGGCAATATTGGAACACTATTGTAAATATTCATGGCTTAGTAAAATCAAATTAACTCCTTTCAGCCCACATGGCCTTGGGGGTACTGACAAGTCTCACACAAAATAGTCAAAGTCTGCAGCAAGGAATGGGTGGATTTGGACCCAGTCTGTATCAAGTAACAGTCCTCAACTCTCTGCAGGactcctgctgctgtgcaagACGGATTGCCAGATGAGGTAATTTTCTGCATATTCAAGTGTCCTTGATGGCTAGGAAGTTTTCCTTAGAATGTTTTCAATGTTATGGAACTGCAATCTTCTTGCTATATCTAAAGGAGTCTCCCCATCctgaaagaaacagatgaaatgTATTGCAATATGATAGATACGGGTCAAGTAAAAAGAGCTTTCCCAAATTTGCCACCCCAATGCAGTATTCTCCTGCGTAAGTTTCACTGTCACATCCTTGCTCTAAAACAAAGGTTTCAGAACATGCTGGGTCTAATACAACTCTCACTGAAGCCGGGGCAGAGTCCTCCCCTCCAGGAGTGACAGCCATTCCACTGTTTCCTGGGGCTGATGTCCAAATTCAGTGCACAGCTAAGCTAAGAGCTGATTTCAAGAGCAACATGAGCAATACATTGCTCACCTCAACTCAGTAATGCAGATACTCCCAGGTCAATATTTATTTGGACAACATTTGAGCTTTGCTGATGACAGAAGCAGCTTGACTTAGCCCCTCTCAGAAGAATGGTGTCCAGTGGCACAGAAAGCACTTACGAAGGCTCTCACCactcccctgcagcctgcatCTTAAGAACAACTGTAGAGTAGCTCTGAGTTCAGAATTGGTACTGTAAAGACAGCTAAAAGATCTGCCAATCCAGTGGACATGCAGGCAGTGTTTACTGGTAGAAATTCAGCAGTGAAGGATTTAGACTTCAGAGTTGCTCTTGCCAGCAAAGGCAATGGAGCAAACATTGCTTTATACCACACAGTAAACAAGTCTGCTGCCAGGAAGCAGCTTATTTTAAACTGCTGCACATCAGCTGAGCCCTGCAACATACCGGTTCACCATCACGATGAGGAAATACATTTATCAACTTCAGCTTCTTACCTGATTCTTTACAGAAGTGTCTGCGTGAGCTTCAAGCAGTAGAGGAATGGCTGCCTGGTTTTTCATTTCACAAGCATAGTGAAGGGCTGTGCTACCAGACTGaagggaaacagaagcagatgaGTTTTAGTTCTATTACTTCTTTAGTAGACCTTAGGCAAGTACAACTACCTGTAGCCTTATCAGTTTCCCCCTAACAGCAGGACGCAAAAGACACATATAATTTCCTGTCACAGTACACTACACAGTCAAACAAGTGCATTCTCATAAAagcaacaggaacaaaaaaatcattcctcGCCCAGGATACAGCTGCTAAAACAGGTCTGTTACCTTTATCAGGAAGCAAATAattctttattaatttcagaAGATTCCATGATCTTGATCTCAACAACTATGTCTTAATCAATACTGTTTGCTCACACTTCAGTGTTTTAGAATTTGGTGCTGTCAAAGTTGGGggttctccttttctgccttatAGGACAGGAGCTCTTTGCCACACCCAAGTAGGGTGGTGAATACAGAACCCTACACGTGTCAGATCAGTGCACTCCAAAGATCAAGAGAAGACACAGGGTCCAGCACCGTGGCACGACCTTTGCCCACAAATCTTCTCCAGTCCAAGAACTCATAAATGGTGATGATAAACTCAGACCCTTAAATCAGCAGAATCTTTACAGCATCAGGTATTTAATACGTAAGTATCTCAAGCCAGCTTGCTTGGATTCTCTTAAGAGGGCATTGGTCAGAAAGGGAGAATTAGTTGATCAGTGGAGAATTATTTCTGTGTACATTACAAAACTGTTGCCTATGTGTCAAGGAGAAACACTGAATCCTCCTGCTACATCACAGTCAGTTCAGTACCTGATCCTACTCTGAAAGCAGGACTATACTGCTAGAAGATTCTGGTCTTGTTTTTAGTAATGTTGCATGCATACAAAACACATTTGCATTTGTATAAACCCACTTACAAAGTCTGTAGCATTAACATCCACTCCAGCTCTAAGCAACATCTTGATCAGGTTTTCATTCTGTTTAGTCTTTGAGACCTGTTTCGCACAAAGGAAAGAGTAACACAGTAAGACAGTCCATCTGTATATAGTACTAAGTAGATTTTGGCTAAATActagttgttgttttttttccagagagtgTCTGGCTTCTGCAAATGCCAGACTGATGCAGTGATACAATTCTGTTCCTTCACTAGCTATATTCACAGCAAAATCCCTGCTTATTCTGTTGCTCTCCATCAgtccttgctttaaaaaatgcagtccATATTTTATACAGGTTTCTGGCCTGAAATACTGCCATGAGAAAGGTGataaggggaaagggaaaggtacAGGGGCTTTCCTGCTTTCATCCAAACTCACCATAAGAAGATATCCAATAAGCATAACTGGCATGAGGATTATGATGAGCACATAGTCAAGGAAGGTAAACCGTTTTCTCACAGCATAATGCAGACATGTGCGGTCTTTCTAAACACAAAATAACTCCGATCAGTACCAGATTCAGTGACTTGGATATATTTGTTTAATATTGACAATAATAGactattttatatttcacaagctttcttttgtgttatctattagaaatatttctctgaTTTTCAAGCAGAAACAGACACATGCATTTTGCTTCCTTCAAGTAGAAGCACATTTAACACATCCAGGCTCACGGAAATTGGGCTACACGTGCAAAGGATTCCACGTGTATGTCTGTGAACCTGGACATGGctgcagagg harbors:
- the ANKRD22 gene encoding ankyrin repeat domain-containing protein 22; the encoded protein is MGILYSEPICQAAYNNDFNEVQLLLEHNSNCLNIQDSFGGDTPLICACKQGNNRIVSYLLKRSADVNLRNKKDRTCLHYAVRKRFTFLDYVLIIILMPVMLIGYLLMVSKTKQNENLIKMLLRAGVDVNATDFSGSTALHYACEMKNQAAIPLLLEAHADTSVKNQDGETPLDIARRLQFHNIENILRKTS